The stretch of DNA CGTACATGGCCGCAACGCCGGTAATATCGACCTCGCAGGCGCTCGGCTTGAGGTTTTGGCTCATCAAACTCATCAGGGCGCAGACATTGATGCCATAGTTCTTTTGGATCGATGTCCAGCACTGCAGCGCGGTGGCGACGATGTCATTCTCGGCCATCCACTCATCGATGACTACGGCCAGTTTGGCCATCAGCAGCAGCGCCTGCGCAGGCACTGAAGAGGTTTCTGCATAAGCGGAAATCTGTTTAATTTTTTCCTGGACGCGAGGTTCATTATCTGCAAGCGCCTGTGCATTACCGATGACTTCGGAAAAGTCGATGGTAATGACCGACATTCCGGCATCCTGCAGCAGCTTTTCGCTGTATCGAACGGTATTGAAAGCGCCAGGACGCGCACCGATTGCGCCGAACCGAGCTTTGCGCATTCCGTTCACCACCCGACAAACGCCGAGAAATTTCTTCAGATCTTTTTTAAAGGATTCGTCGAGCAAAGGTACCGTATGAAGCTCGGTTAGGCTGAAAGGATAACCGTACTGCCTGAGGTTGTTGCAGACCGAAATCTTGCCGCAGAACGCATCGCGGCGGTGGGCAACGTCAAGCCGCTTCAGGTCATCCGGATAAGCCTGCACCAGAATCGGCACCTGCAGACCGGAAAGCTTGACGGCATCGGCGACGCCGCGCTCATCGCCGAAATTCGGCAGCACGACGAGAATACCCTCGATTTCGTGCCGATGTGCGTCAAATAGAGCCGCGCACTTTTTGGCATCTTCCCAGGTTTCCACAGATCCCAGTTTGGTGTCCTTTTCCGTCAAGACGACGGAATTGAGATTCATTTCTTTAAACAGATTTTCAAGATCGCGCCGCGCCTCGCTGATCAGAACATCGGGGAAAAACTCGCGGTTGCCGAAAATGACGCCTAGAGTCTGCTGCATGGTTTTACTCCTTTTATTGGTTAGGCATTCAAGATTAGTTTTGCCATTCGAAAAAGATGTTGGTTCCACGGTCTTCCGGCTGGAACTCTAATCGAAATCGGTCACCGCAACGAAAAGTCCAAACGCTCGACCAATTGTCGCATAGTCCGGCCCGACAAATTTCTTGGCCCTGATGGTGAATGGTGAGAAAAAAGCAAAGCAGGTCGCCGTTTTCTTCAAGCTGCCATTCCACAGAGCGGGGGAAATTGTCCGGAGTCCAGCGAAGAATTGTTTTCGAAGGTACTGTGATCGGTGCATCGAATAAACCGGCGATTAATGCACCTGCAGTTTTTTCCAATACTCGGCGAGTGACCACTTTATCGACCCATTCATCCGCTGAAAGCAGTGCGAGCTGCAGACGCGCTTCGTCCGGCAGCCACAGTTTGGGCACGAACCGGAGATGCGAAAGCGCATAAAGATCTTCGTCGAACAATAGCTGCCCGAAAAGTTCGTGCACCAGCACATCGACCGGTTCCGTCGGCACAAAGCGGCGAATATCTTGTCGGATTACGGTCACGTTGGGATAGGCACGCAGTCGTTCTTCCGCAAGCGCAGCCAAATGAGGGTTGACCTCGACGGCATAGACCCGCTCGGCGCCCAGCCGCGCCATATGTTCCGAGAAAATGCCGAAACCGCATCCGGCTTCAACACAAACCGCACCTTTGATTCGGTTGCGGTAACGGTTCAGCAAACGAATAAATGCCTGTGTCCGCTTTCGGTCGTCGTAAATACTGACAAAAGCGAGGAGATCATCGATCTCTTCCCATTGCTTTTGCGGTAGTTCGTTTAGGATATCCATCGTCTTGCGGCTTGCTTGTTAATTCGGCAACGGCTTGCGTATCATTGCCTTATAGGAGTCCGCCTACTATTCATGCATTTTCCGAACAGCCGGTCCAAAATCAATCTCTTTTTGTGTTCTTTTCATTTCAACAATACAATCCGACGAATGATACGGCTTTCCGATGATTCCAAACGGACAAAGTAAAGACCAGAAGGATTATGGTCGGCTCCCCAGACCCATTGATGTGTACCCGCCTTGAGAAATCCGTTAAACAGCTTGTCAAGGCATCTTCCGTGTATGTCGAACACAGCCAAGGTTAACTCTTGCGGGTGAGCGAGGTCGATTCGAATGACGGTCTGTTGATTGCAGGGATTTGGATATACTTCAAAAGCTCCAGGATCTTCTTGGCCTCCTTTTTCGACTGCGGATGGGATTTGGTACACGCGGACATAATCGATGACAAGCTGCTGCGGAAATTGCGTCGAGGCGTCCGGGGCGCCGGGCCAATTGCCGCCGACGGCCAAATTGATGAGAATGTGGAATGGAACATCGAACGGCGCCGGATAAGGACCGTTGGTCGAATACCACTCGTTCGTGCGTCGAAATACTCGACCGTCTACAAACCAGCTTATACGCTTTGGCTCCCATTCCAAGGTAAACGTATGAAAATCATCGGCAAACGTGCCGCTCGGCAACGTGTATGAGCCGCCTTTGTGGACATTCTGCGGCCAAGGGCCGCCGTAGTGCAGGGTGCCGTGAACCGTATTCGGCTCATGACCGATGTATTCCATAATATCGATCTCGCCGCTTGCCGCCCATCCCCCATATTTCGTACTGGACGGCAACATCCAGAAGGCAGGCCAAAGACCACGCCCGATCGGCATTTTAGCGCGCATCTCAAAACGACCATACAGCCAATCGCCCTTGCCTTTGGTGCGGATTCGACCGGATGTATAGCTTTTACCGCCGTAGGATTCTTTCTTTGCGGTGATGATCAGATATCCGTTCTTGACTTCTATGTTTTCGCGACGATAGAATTGCAGCTCGTTGTTTCCCCACCCCGACGGCAGGCCGTAGCTTTGCCCGTCGCCCAACATGACCTCCCACTTGGAGGTATCGAGTTTATCGCCGTCGAATTCATCCGACCAAACCAATTCATATGATTGGCAAAAGGCAAAATAAGGAGATAACAGAATAAAAACCAGGAAATACCGCATAGCTCTTTCTTTCAGTTAAATTCTCTTTGCCTCGGACCGATTTATCAGTAATAACATGGTAAAAGGCAAATTAAAACGTTTTCAGGCTGATTTTTCCGCTCTGCAAACCGTCAGAGTCGGCCTGCAGCAGAATCCTGCCTTTCTTTCCGGTTGACTGGACGACGACCAAACACTTGCCGTGAAAGGCACGGCGATAATCGGCTTTGAACGGCTCATGACTGATTTGATGACCGTTGTCGACGCCGACGATTTTGCCGGGACCTTTTATCCTAAACTTGACCAAATTATCGGCAAACGGTACGAGAGCGCCTTTATTATCGAGAATATCCACGGTGATAAAGGCAAGGTCTTTACCGTCGGCGCGAATCACGGCGCGGTCGGGAGTCAGGCGAACGGCTGCGGGTGCGCCGGCTGTGACGATCTCGCGCGTCAGCACACGATTCCCCCGTTTGCCCACGGCGCGAACCGTGCCCGGAATAAAGCTCGTCCGCCAGCAAAGATAGAAATCGTCCGCGCCTTTGGTCTTTTCGCCCAAAGAGACGTTATTCAAAAACAGCTCGACGCTTTCGCAGTTCGTATAGACCCACAGATCGACGATCTGGTCTTCCTGCCAATTCCAATGCGGAAAAAGGTGCAGAACCGGCTCATCCGTCCATTCCGCCTGGTAAAAATAGTAGGCGTCTTTGGGAAATCCTGCCAAATCGACGATGCCGAAATAGGAGCTGCGCGCCGGCCAATCGTATGGAGTGGGTTCGCCGAGATAATCAAAGCCGGTCCAATAGAACATGCCGGAAAGAAAGTCGTGATTCTTGATCAGCTTCCAGGTATCGCGGTGCGTAGAGCCCCAGCCGACGCGGCAGTTGTCATAAGAGGAGCAGGTATAATCCGGATTATAGGTCTCGGGTTGATCCCAGCGGCGCGGCCAAACGCGTACGCTGTCCGAAGGCATATCGTAGGAGCCTCGGGTGGCGATCGCCGAGCCGGTTTCCGAGGCGATGAACTTTTGGCCGGGAAAAATCTTGGGCAGATCGAGAAATGTTTCGTGGTGATAGTTGATACCGATGATGTCGAGGGCGCCGGAGCGAATGAGGTAATTGCCGGGCACCGGATCGTTGCAGGCGGAGGTGATTGGCCGCGTCGGGTCCTCGCTGCGCACGATCTCGGCCAGGCGACGAGCCAGCTCGACGCCGGACTCGTGCCACTGTTCCATGATCTCATTGCCGATCGACCACATGATGATGCAGGGGTGATTGCGGTCGCGACGAACAAAATCGCGCAGATCACGTT from candidate division KSB1 bacterium encodes:
- a CDS encoding L-fucose/L-arabinose isomerase family protein, which codes for MQQTLGVIFGNREFFPDVLISEARRDLENLFKEMNLNSVVLTEKDTKLGSVETWEDAKKCAALFDAHRHEIEGILVVLPNFGDERGVADAVKLSGLQVPILVQAYPDDLKRLDVAHRRDAFCGKISVCNNLRQYGYPFSLTELHTVPLLDESFKKDLKKFLGVCRVVNGMRKARFGAIGARPGAFNTVRYSEKLLQDAGMSVITIDFSEVIGNAQALADNEPRVQEKIKQISAYAETSSVPAQALLLMAKLAVVIDEWMAENDIVATALQCWTSIQKNYGINVCALMSLMSQNLKPSACEVDITGVAAMYALQLASGKPSALVDWNNNYGNDENKCVFFHCGNWAKEFLPDIQIKSAEILGTIIGEEKTYGAVAGRTPAGPVTFARITTDDVYGEIRAYVGEGNFTNDPLETFGARAVIQVPNLQALMHYICQNGFEHHAAMTPSFVADIIEEAFSTYMQWDVYRHQ
- a CDS encoding methyltransferase domain-containing protein, whose amino-acid sequence is MDILNELPQKQWEEIDDLLAFVSIYDDRKRTQAFIRLLNRYRNRIKGAVCVEAGCGFGIFSEHMARLGAERVYAVEVNPHLAALAEERLRAYPNVTVIRQDIRRFVPTEPVDVLVHELFGQLLFDEDLYALSHLRFVPKLWLPDEARLQLALLSADEWVDKVVTRRVLEKTAGALIAGLFDAPITVPSKTILRWTPDNFPRSVEWQLEENGDLLCFFLTIHHQGQEICRAGLCDNWSSVWTFRCGDRFRLEFQPEDRGTNIFFEWQN
- a CDS encoding family 16 glycosylhydrolase produces the protein MRYFLVFILLSPYFAFCQSYELVWSDEFDGDKLDTSKWEVMLGDGQSYGLPSGWGNNELQFYRRENIEVKNGYLIITAKKESYGGKSYTSGRIRTKGKGDWLYGRFEMRAKMPIGRGLWPAFWMLPSSTKYGGWAASGEIDIMEYIGHEPNTVHGTLHYGGPWPQNVHKGGSYTLPSGTFADDFHTFTLEWEPKRISWFVDGRVFRRTNEWYSTNGPYPAPFDVPFHILINLAVGGNWPGAPDASTQFPQQLVIDYVRVYQIPSAVEKGGQEDPGAFEVYPNPCNQQTVIRIDLAHPQELTLAVFDIHGRCLDKLFNGFLKAGTHQWVWGADHNPSGLYFVRLESSESRIIRRIVLLK
- a CDS encoding DUF4982 domain-containing protein, whose product is MTRTALCLALSIWSVACLYGAVSRKTLDFNKNWRFHLGDIAEAKEPRYNDSAWRKLDLPHDWSIEGEFSADHPAGAGGGALPAGIGWYRKRFTLSQNERGRKAFIEFDGIYRNSEVWINGAYLGKRPYGYISFQYDLTPHLRYGREENVIAVRVDNSLQPNSRWYSGSGIYRNVRLTLTSPVFIDYGGVFITTPDVSENQATVLQATTVRNSSAMESELLIKITLLDAVGKVVAEANEMVKAPAGETAAVSATLQINKPELWSDKRPYLYRSITRVYEGGRMMDEVSTSFGIRTVAFDAEKGFMLNGVPTKIRGMCMHHDLGCLGAAINVRAMERQLEILRGMGCNAVRTSHNPPAPELLDLCDRMGFLVMDEAFDMWRIKKTAYDYSLDFDAWHERDLRDFVRRDRNHPCIIMWSIGNEIMEQWHESGVELARRLAEIVRSEDPTRPITSACNDPVPGNYLIRSGALDIIGINYHHETFLDLPKIFPGQKFIASETGSAIATRGSYDMPSDSVRVWPRRWDQPETYNPDYTCSSYDNCRVGWGSTHRDTWKLIKNHDFLSGMFYWTGFDYLGEPTPYDWPARSSYFGIVDLAGFPKDAYYFYQAEWTDEPVLHLFPHWNWQEDQIVDLWVYTNCESVELFLNNVSLGEKTKGADDFYLCWRTSFIPGTVRAVGKRGNRVLTREIVTAGAPAAVRLTPDRAVIRADGKDLAFITVDILDNKGALVPFADNLVKFRIKGPGKIVGVDNGHQISHEPFKADYRRAFHGKCLVVVQSTGKKGRILLQADSDGLQSGKISLKTF